In the Hydrogenimonas thermophila genome, AGAGCAGTACCAATCACTTATACAGCGCTTTGGTGATAGCGGTTTTCATGCTGAGATGGGTGGCGAGGTAATTAAGAGACTGCTTGCTGACTTAGATCTTGCTGAGCTTTTCCATACATTAAAAGAAGAGGTTGAAAAAACTGGTTCTGAAGCAAAACGAAAAACATTTGTTAAAAGACTAAAAGTTATAGAGTCATTTTTGAACTCTAACAACAGACCAGAATGGATGATGTTGGATGTACTTCCGGTACTTCCACCAGATTTGCGCCCATTAGTTGCTCTTGATGGTGGTAAATTTGCTGTTTCTGATGTCAACGATTTGTATCGACGTGTTATCAACCGTAACCAGCGTCTTAAGCGGTTGATGGAGCTTGATGCGCCTGAGATTATTATCCGCAACGAAAAGCGAATGCTTCAAGAGTCTGTTGATGCACTTTTTGACAATGGTCGTCGCGGTAATGCTGTAAAAGGTGCTAATAAACGCCCTCTTAAATCTTTAAGTGAAGTTATTAAAGGTAAGCAGGGACGTTTTAGACAAAACCTTCTTGGTAAACGTGTTGACTTCTCAGGTCGTTCTGTTATTGTTGTTGGTCCAAACCTTAGAATGGATCAGTGCGGATTACCTAAAAATATGGCACTTGAACTCTTTAAGCCGCATCTTTTGGCTAAGCTTGAAGAGAAGGGTTATGCAACAACTCTAAAAGCTGCCAAAAATATGATTGAGCAAAAGAGCAATGAAGTTTGGGAGTGTCTGCAAGAGATTGTTGATGAGTATCCGGTAATGCTCAACCGTGCTCCTACACTGCATAAACTGTCTATTCAGGCATTCCACCCTGTTTTGATAGATGGTAAAGCGATTCAGCTTCATCCATTGGTTTGTGCGGCATTCAACGCTGACTTTGACGGTGACCAAATGGCAGTTCACGTACCACTTGGTCAAGAAGCTATTGCTGAGTGTAAACTATTGATGCTCAGTTCAATGAACATTCTTCTTCCAGCAAGTGGTAAGGCTATTACTGTACCTAGCCAGGATATGGTCTTGGGACTTTACTACTTGTCACTTGAGCGCAAAGATGTTAAAGGCTCTAACAAGCTTTTTGCAAATGTTAAAGAGGTTTTAACTGCTCTTGATGGTGAGCATCTAGATATTAATGCACGTGTTCGTACAATGGTTGACGGCAGAGTTGTTTACACAACAGCCGGACGTTTGATCATCAAATCTATTCTGCCTGACTTTGTTCCTGAAAATATGTGGAACAAGGTAATGAAGAAGAAAGATATTGGTGCATTGATTGACCATGTATACAAATATGGCGGTCTTGAAATCACAGCAGAGTTTCTTGATAACCTTAAAGATCTTGGTTTCAAGTATGCAACAATGGCAGGTATATCAATTTCTGCTGATGACATTCGTATTCCTGATGCAAAGTATAAGCTTGTTGATGAAGCTAAGAAGCGTGTTCGTGAAATTCAGCAGCAGTACAGTGCAGGTCTTTTGACAGAGCAGGAGCGTTACAACAAGATTGTCGATGTTTGGACAGATACAAACAATGCTGTTGCTGAAGAGATGATGAAGTTAATCCGAGAAGATAAAGAGGGATTCAACTCTATTTATATGATGGCTGATTCTGGAGCTAGGGGTTCTGCTGCACAGATTCGTCAGCTTGCAGGTATGCGTGGTCTTATGGCTAAACCAGACGGATCTATTATTGAGACACCAATCGTTTCAAACTTTAAAGAGGGTCTAAACGTTCTTGAGTACTTTATTTCTACACACGGTGCTCGTAAAGGTCTTGCAGATACCGCACTTAAGACGGCAAACGCAGGTTACCTTACACGTAAGCTTATTGACGTTGCTCAAAACGTTAAAGTTACAATGGAAGATTGTGGTACTCACGAAGGTGTTGAGATCACAGATATCTCTATCGGTTCTGAAATGATTGAGCCATTAGAAGATCGTGTTCATGGTCGTGTACTTGCTGATGATGTAATTGACCCTATCAGTAATGAGATTCTTATCTCTGAAGGTACTTTGATTGATGATGAAAAAGCTCAGTTAATCAAAGATGCAGGTGTACGTGCAGTAACTATTCGTACTCCAATTACATGTAAAGCACCTAATGGCGTTTGTGCTAAATGTTATGGTCTTAACATGGGTGAGGGTAAACTGGTTAAAGTTGGAGAAGCAATCGGTATTATTGCGGCTCAGTCAATTGGTGAACCAGGAACTCAGCTTACACTACGAACATTCCACATCGGTGGTACAGCATCTAGTGAGAAAGCAGAACGTCAAGCTGTTGCAAACAAAGAGGGCTTTATCCGTTATTACAACTTAAAGACATATACAAATCGTGAAGGTAAGCTTTTGGTTGCTAACCGACGTAATGCAGGTATATTGTTGGTTGAACCAAAAATCAAAGCTCCTTTTAGTGGTGAGTTGACAGTTCAGACAATTCACGAAGAGGTTATTCTAACTCTTAAAAATGGAGATGAAAAAGTACGATATGCTCTTCGAAAAAGTGATGTTGCAAGACCAAATGAACTTGCAGGAGTCAGCGGTAAAATTGAAGGTAAATTCTTCTTGCCTTATAGCAGTGGAACAAAAGTTGAAGAGCATGATTCTATAGTTGAAGTAATTAAAGATGGATGGAATGTTCCTAACCGTATTCCATACGCAGCAGAGTTGCGTGTTAAAGATGGAGCTCCAGTAACACAGACAATAAAAGCTGGTGAGAATGGTACGCTTAAATACTTCCAGCTTAAAGGTGACTATCTTGAGCGTTATAAAGGCGTAAAAGAGGGTGACAAGATTGAAGAAAAAGGTCTTTTTGCAGTAGTTGCAGATGATGAAGGCCGTGAAGCAAATCGTCACTATATTGCACGTGGCTCAATCATCAAGATTGGTGATGATGAGAAGGTTTCAGCTGACACTATTATCGCTGAACCTGTAAGCTCTGAGCATACAATAATTGCTGAATGGGACCCATATACAGACCCAATTATTGCTGAGTCAAATGGTACTGTTACATTTGAAGATATTATTCCAGGCATTACAGCTAGTGAACAGTTTGATGAAATTACAGGTCAAACTCGTCTTGAAATCAATGAGTATACACCACCTGGATACAAGCCTGCAATTGTAT is a window encoding:
- the rpoC gene encoding DNA-directed RNA polymerase subunit beta'; this encodes MKKLVPIEVTEDNRPKDIKAIQLRLASPEKILSWSYGEVKKPETINYRTLKPERDGLFCAKIFGPVRDYECLCGKYKKMRYKGVVCEKCGVEVTTSKVRRYRMGHIDLVTPVAHIWYVNSLPSRIGTLLGVKMKDLERVLYYEAYIVENPGDATYDNEGKSPVQKYDILNEEQYQSLIQRFGDSGFHAEMGGEVIKRLLADLDLAELFHTLKEEVEKTGSEAKRKTFVKRLKVIESFLNSNNRPEWMMLDVLPVLPPDLRPLVALDGGKFAVSDVNDLYRRVINRNQRLKRLMELDAPEIIIRNEKRMLQESVDALFDNGRRGNAVKGANKRPLKSLSEVIKGKQGRFRQNLLGKRVDFSGRSVIVVGPNLRMDQCGLPKNMALELFKPHLLAKLEEKGYATTLKAAKNMIEQKSNEVWECLQEIVDEYPVMLNRAPTLHKLSIQAFHPVLIDGKAIQLHPLVCAAFNADFDGDQMAVHVPLGQEAIAECKLLMLSSMNILLPASGKAITVPSQDMVLGLYYLSLERKDVKGSNKLFANVKEVLTALDGEHLDINARVRTMVDGRVVYTTAGRLIIKSILPDFVPENMWNKVMKKKDIGALIDHVYKYGGLEITAEFLDNLKDLGFKYATMAGISISADDIRIPDAKYKLVDEAKKRVREIQQQYSAGLLTEQERYNKIVDVWTDTNNAVAEEMMKLIREDKEGFNSIYMMADSGARGSAAQIRQLAGMRGLMAKPDGSIIETPIVSNFKEGLNVLEYFISTHGARKGLADTALKTANAGYLTRKLIDVAQNVKVTMEDCGTHEGVEITDISIGSEMIEPLEDRVHGRVLADDVIDPISNEILISEGTLIDDEKAQLIKDAGVRAVTIRTPITCKAPNGVCAKCYGLNMGEGKLVKVGEAIGIIAAQSIGEPGTQLTLRTFHIGGTASSEKAERQAVANKEGFIRYYNLKTYTNREGKLLVANRRNAGILLVEPKIKAPFSGELTVQTIHEEVILTLKNGDEKVRYALRKSDVARPNELAGVSGKIEGKFFLPYSSGTKVEEHDSIVEVIKDGWNVPNRIPYAAELRVKDGAPVTQTIKAGENGTLKYFQLKGDYLERYKGVKEGDKIEEKGLFAVVADDEGREANRHYIARGSIIKIGDDEKVSADTIIAEPVSSEHTIIAEWDPYTDPIIAESNGTVTFEDIIPGITASEQFDEITGQTRLEINEYTPPGYKPAIVLATEGGEIIRYAMEPKTAIYVQDGEQVHIADIIAKTPKAVAKSRDITGGLPRVSELFEARRPKDPALIAEIDGVVAFGKPLRGKERIIIQGENGQTSEYLVDKNRQILVHNGEFVHAGEKLTDGTVSSHDILRILGEKALHYYMVSEIQQVYRRQGVNIADKHIEIIYSQMLRQVRIVDSGNTKFIAGDLVSRRQFAEENERIIRLGGEPAIAEPVLVGITRAAVSSDSFISAASFQDTTKVLTEASISAKIDPLDDLKENVIIGRLIPVGTGLYKQSKIKLVSEEE